The Streptomyces sp. NBC_00344 genome includes a window with the following:
- a CDS encoding S41 family peptidase, giving the protein MTQPAYLRFPHIQGELIAFTAEDDVWMAPLGGGRAWRVSADNRPVDHPRISPDGRWVAWTSTRDGAPEVHLAPADGGPSKRLTYWGDARTSVRGWTPEGEVLAISTYGQASLRRSWARAVPVDGGPARTLPYGPVGSLAYGPGGRVLLLSATMGREAAHWKRYRGGTAGKLWTGEAGGDFVRLHQDIEGNIECPMWVGEDASDAGARGTAPGRVAFLSDHERVGALYSSRPDGSDLRRHSGVDGFYARQAATDGARVVYASAGELWIVDDLEGAEPRRLDIRPGGQRADLQPHPVSGVHRIGAVSPDRTGRGSAVESRGAVHWVTHREGPARALATEPGVRARLPRTFRSEGTEHVVWVTDAEGEDALECAPATGAAPEAAPRRLAQGRIGRVLSLAAAPDGSRFAVAAHDGRVLIVERESGDVHEVDRSADGDASGLVFSPDSAWLAWSHPGPQPLRQLKLAHLADLSVAEATPLRFRDFQPAFTTDGKHLAFLSERAFDPIYDAHVFDLAFIGACRPHLLTLAATTPSPFGPQRHGRAAEKDRDADEHDAPSALPVTRIDLEGLADRIVPLPVEAASYSTLRAAKDGLLWLRHPLRGVLGTTRATPDAPWPRTVLERYDLEKLRSEEIASDADHFEVSGDGKRLVLQTEGSLRVVPSDSRAPSSDDEDSDSSITVDLARIRRTLDPAAEWRQMYDENGRIARDNFWLPDMGGIDWDGVLARYRPILERIATHDDLVDLLWEVQGELGTSHAYVTPPAGWRDDSARQGLLGADISRGSDGRWHIDRILPAETSDPRARAPLGAPGVAMRAGDAVLAVDGRPVDPVAGPGPLLTGSADRPVELTVAPVDGGDPRHVVVVPTGDEEPLRYHDWVAGRRAYVHEHSGGRIGYLHVPDMVGNGWAQLHRDLRVEVARDGLVVDVRENRGGHTSQLVVEKLARRIVGWDLPRGMTPYSYPGDAPRGPVVAVANEFSGSDGDIVNAAIKALGIGPVVGTRTWGGVVGIDSRYRLVDGTLVTQPKYAFWLEGYGWGVENHGVDPDVEVAQAPQDHAAGRDPQLDEAIRIALAALAENPAKTPPPLP; this is encoded by the coding sequence GTGACGCAGCCTGCTTATCTCCGGTTTCCGCATATCCAGGGCGAATTGATTGCCTTCACCGCAGAGGACGACGTCTGGATGGCCCCGCTCGGCGGCGGCCGCGCCTGGCGTGTCAGCGCCGACAACCGGCCCGTCGACCATCCACGGATATCTCCCGACGGCCGGTGGGTGGCCTGGACGTCCACCCGGGACGGGGCGCCCGAAGTGCATCTCGCGCCGGCCGATGGCGGCCCTTCGAAGCGCCTGACCTACTGGGGTGACGCCAGGACATCCGTCCGCGGCTGGACGCCGGAGGGCGAGGTGCTGGCCATCAGCACCTACGGCCAGGCCTCGTTGCGCCGCAGCTGGGCGCGGGCCGTGCCGGTCGACGGAGGTCCGGCGAGGACCCTGCCGTACGGCCCTGTCGGCTCCCTCGCGTACGGGCCCGGCGGGCGGGTGCTGCTGCTCTCGGCCACCATGGGGCGCGAGGCCGCCCACTGGAAGCGCTACCGGGGCGGCACCGCGGGCAAGTTGTGGACCGGGGAGGCCGGGGGCGACTTCGTACGGCTCCACCAGGACATCGAAGGGAACATCGAGTGCCCGATGTGGGTGGGGGAGGACGCATCGGACGCCGGAGCGCGGGGGACGGCGCCGGGGAGGGTGGCATTCCTCTCCGACCACGAGCGGGTCGGCGCGCTGTACTCGTCCCGCCCGGACGGCTCGGATCTGCGCCGCCACAGCGGAGTTGACGGGTTCTACGCCCGCCAGGCGGCCACCGACGGGGCCCGTGTGGTGTACGCATCCGCGGGTGAGCTGTGGATCGTCGACGACCTCGAGGGGGCCGAGCCGCGCCGGCTGGACATCAGGCCCGGCGGACAGCGGGCCGATCTGCAGCCGCACCCCGTGAGCGGCGTGCACCGCATCGGTGCGGTGTCCCCGGACCGCACGGGCCGGGGCAGCGCCGTCGAGTCCAGGGGTGCCGTCCACTGGGTCACCCACCGGGAGGGCCCGGCACGCGCGCTGGCCACCGAGCCGGGGGTACGCGCCCGGCTGCCGCGCACCTTCAGGTCCGAGGGCACCGAGCACGTCGTCTGGGTCACCGACGCCGAGGGCGAGGACGCCCTGGAGTGCGCGCCCGCCACCGGCGCCGCCCCGGAAGCCGCGCCCCGCCGACTCGCCCAGGGACGTATCGGCCGGGTCCTGAGTCTGGCGGCCGCCCCCGACGGCAGCCGCTTCGCGGTCGCCGCGCACGACGGGCGGGTGCTGATCGTCGAGCGGGAGTCCGGCGACGTGCACGAGGTCGACCGCAGTGCTGACGGCGACGCATCGGGGCTGGTCTTCTCTCCCGACTCGGCCTGGCTCGCCTGGTCGCACCCCGGTCCGCAGCCGCTGCGTCAGCTGAAGCTCGCGCACCTCGCGGACCTCTCCGTCGCCGAGGCGACACCGCTGCGCTTCCGGGACTTCCAGCCCGCGTTCACCACCGACGGCAAGCACCTCGCCTTCCTCTCCGAGCGGGCCTTCGACCCGATCTATGACGCACACGTCTTCGACCTGGCGTTCATCGGCGCCTGCCGTCCGCATCTGCTGACGCTCGCCGCCACCACGCCTTCGCCGTTCGGCCCGCAGCGCCACGGCCGTGCCGCCGAGAAGGACAGGGACGCCGACGAGCACGACGCACCCAGCGCACTGCCGGTCACCCGTATCGACCTCGAAGGGCTCGCCGACCGGATCGTGCCGCTGCCCGTGGAGGCGGCGAGCTACTCCACGCTGCGTGCCGCCAAGGACGGCCTGCTCTGGCTGCGCCATCCGCTGCGCGGAGTCCTGGGCACGACCAGGGCCACCCCTGACGCACCCTGGCCGCGCACGGTGCTGGAGCGGTACGACCTGGAGAAGCTGCGCAGCGAGGAGATCGCGTCCGACGCCGATCACTTCGAGGTGAGCGGCGACGGCAAACGGCTGGTGCTGCAGACGGAGGGCTCGCTGCGCGTCGTCCCGTCCGACAGCCGGGCCCCGTCCTCCGACGACGAGGACTCCGACAGCAGCATCACCGTCGACCTCGCCCGTATCCGCCGCACCCTCGACCCGGCGGCCGAATGGCGGCAGATGTACGACGAGAACGGCCGCATCGCACGTGACAACTTCTGGCTGCCGGACATGGGGGGCATCGACTGGGACGGGGTGCTGGCCCGCTACCGGCCGATCCTGGAGCGCATCGCCACCCATGACGACCTGGTCGACCTGCTGTGGGAGGTGCAGGGCGAGCTGGGTACCTCGCACGCCTACGTGACACCGCCGGCCGGCTGGCGCGACGATTCGGCCCGCCAGGGGCTGCTGGGCGCGGACATCTCCCGAGGCTCCGACGGCCGTTGGCACATCGACCGGATCCTTCCCGCGGAGACATCCGATCCGCGTGCGCGGGCCCCGCTCGGCGCGCCCGGGGTGGCGATGCGCGCCGGAGACGCGGTCCTGGCCGTCGACGGCCGGCCCGTCGACCCGGTCGCCGGCCCGGGACCGCTGCTCACCGGCTCGGCGGACAGGCCGGTCGAGCTCACGGTCGCACCGGTCGACGGCGGTGACCCGCGCCATGTGGTGGTCGTCCCGACGGGTGACGAGGAGCCGCTGCGCTATCACGACTGGGTGGCCGGACGACGGGCGTACGTCCATGAACACTCCGGTGGCCGCATCGGCTATCTGCACGTCCCCGACATGGTCGGCAACGGATGGGCCCAGCTGCACCGTGATCTGCGGGTGGAGGTGGCCAGGGACGGCTTGGTGGTGGACGTCCGGGAGAACCGCGGCGGTCATACCTCGCAGCTGGTCGTGGAGAAGCTGGCCCGCCGGATCGTGGGCTGGGACCTCCCGCGCGGTATGACCCCGTACAGCTACCCGGGAGACGCGCCGCGAGGCCCCGTGGTCGCCGTGGCCAACGAGTTCTCGGGTTCGGACGGGGACATCGTCAACGCCGCGATCAAGGCGCTGGGCATCGGCCCCGTGGTGGGCACCCGGACCTGGGGCGGCGTCGTCGGCATCGACAGCCGGTACCGCCTCGTCGACGGGACGCTGGTGACCCAGCCCAAGTACGCCTTCTGGCTCGAGGGCTACGGCTGGGGTGTCGAGAACCACGGTGTGGACCCGGATGTCGAAGTGGCGCAGGCGCCGCAGGACCATGCGGCGGGGCGGGACCCCCAGTTGGACGAGGCGATCCGGATCGCACTCGCGGCGCTGGCGGAGAACCCGGCGAAGACCCCGCCCCCGCTGCCGTAA
- a CDS encoding histidine triad nucleotide-binding protein: MAGEPQSDCLFCKIVSGDIPATVVRESETTVAFRDINPQAPSHVLVIPRVHYPDAASLAAAEPRIAADVLEEAGRVAADEKVDGTGYRVVFNTGSGAGQTVFHAHAHVLGGRGLNWPPG; this comes from the coding sequence ATGGCGGGAGAACCGCAGTCCGACTGCCTGTTCTGCAAGATCGTCTCGGGGGACATCCCGGCGACCGTCGTCCGCGAGAGCGAAACGACCGTGGCCTTCCGCGACATAAATCCCCAGGCCCCCTCGCACGTCCTGGTGATTCCCCGGGTGCACTACCCGGACGCGGCCTCCCTCGCCGCCGCCGAACCGCGGATCGCCGCGGACGTGCTGGAGGAGGCAGGCCGGGTCGCCGCGGACGAGAAGGTGGACGGCACGGGCTACCGCGTCGTCTTCAACACGGGGTCGGGTGCCGGTCAGACGGTGTTCCACGCGCACGCCCATGTGCTGGGCGGCCGCGGTCTCAACTGGCCCCCCGGATAG
- a CDS encoding ribonuclease Z, whose protein sequence is MSVRELVVLGTASQVPTRHRNHNGYLLRWDGEGILFDPGEGTQRQMLHAGVAAHDINRICVTHFHGDHSLGLAGVIQRISLDRVPHRITAHYPSSGQHFFDRLRHATAYRETAELAQLPATGDGGVLAETSGYTLEAHRLSHPVEAYGYRLTEPDARRMLPEKLAAHSVTGPAIGRLQREGEADGVTLDQVSEVRRGQRFAFVMDTRLCDGVYRLAEGCDLLVIESTFLDEDEQLAADHGHLTAGQAARVARDAGVRHLVLTHFSQRYPDPDEFGRQARAAGFDGELTIAADLMRVPVPTRHIPAT, encoded by the coding sequence TTGTCCGTACGCGAACTGGTGGTGCTGGGGACCGCGAGCCAGGTGCCCACCCGGCACCGCAACCACAACGGGTATCTGCTGCGGTGGGACGGCGAGGGCATCCTCTTCGATCCGGGCGAGGGCACCCAGCGCCAGATGCTGCACGCCGGCGTCGCCGCGCACGACATCAACCGGATCTGTGTGACGCACTTTCACGGCGATCACTCGCTGGGCCTGGCCGGGGTGATCCAGCGGATCAGTCTGGACCGGGTCCCGCACCGGATCACCGCCCACTACCCGTCGAGCGGACAGCACTTCTTCGACCGGCTGCGTCACGCCACCGCGTACCGGGAGACGGCCGAGCTGGCGCAGCTGCCGGCCACCGGCGACGGCGGGGTGCTGGCCGAGACCTCTGGATACACCCTGGAGGCGCACCGGCTCTCGCACCCCGTCGAGGCGTACGGCTACCGGCTGACCGAACCCGACGCGCGGCGGATGCTGCCCGAGAAACTGGCCGCGCACTCGGTGACCGGGCCGGCCATCGGCCGGCTCCAGCGGGAGGGCGAGGCCGACGGCGTCACCCTCGACCAGGTCAGTGAAGTGCGGCGCGGGCAGCGGTTCGCGTTCGTCATGGACACCCGGCTGTGCGACGGTGTGTACCGTCTCGCCGAGGGCTGCGATCTGCTGGTCATCGAGTCGACCTTCCTCGACGAGGACGAACAGCTGGCCGCCGACCACGGCCATCTGACCGCCGGCCAGGCGGCCCGGGTGGCGCGGGACGCGGGCGTCCGGCATCTCGTACTGACCCACTTCTCCCAGCGGTACCCCGACCCCGATGAATTCGGGCGGCAGGCGCGCGCCGCCGGATTCGACGGGGAGCTGACCATCGCCGCCGATCTCATGCGTGTCCCCGTCCCCACCCGGCACATCCCCGCAACCTGA
- a CDS encoding adenosine deaminase, with protein MHHLPDRLPVHRLPKAELHLHIEGTLEPELAFALAARNGVELPYPDTESLRKAYLFSDLQSFLDLYYGLMAVLRTAEDFEELTDAYLARAAAQGVRHAEIFFDPQAHSARGVEFATVAEGISRALERSEERHGISTRLIMCFLRDSSADSALRTLEAAQPHLHRIAAVGLDSAEVGHPPSKFREVYEAAGALGLRKVAHAGEEGPPAYVWEALDILGVERIDHGLRSIEDPALVERLVRDRVPLTLCPLSNVRLRAVDTLEEHPLRRMMDAGLLCTVNSDDPAYFGGYAGDTFHAVHEALGLGREELRTLARNSFLAAFLDDDEDRRARYLAEVEEYDFDADLDLG; from the coding sequence ATGCACCACCTCCCTGACCGCCTTCCTGTGCACCGCCTGCCCAAGGCCGAACTCCATCTGCACATCGAAGGCACGCTGGAACCCGAGCTCGCCTTCGCACTCGCCGCCCGCAACGGCGTCGAGCTGCCCTACCCGGACACCGAATCGCTGCGCAAGGCCTATCTCTTCAGCGATCTGCAGTCGTTCCTCGACCTGTACTACGGGCTGATGGCCGTGCTGCGCACCGCCGAGGACTTCGAGGAGCTCACCGACGCCTATCTGGCGCGCGCGGCCGCCCAGGGGGTACGCCACGCGGAGATCTTCTTCGACCCGCAGGCGCACTCGGCACGCGGGGTGGAGTTCGCGACGGTGGCGGAGGGGATCTCGCGGGCGCTCGAGCGCAGCGAGGAGCGGCACGGAATCTCCACCCGGCTCATCATGTGCTTCCTGCGGGACAGCTCGGCCGACTCGGCGCTGCGGACGCTGGAGGCCGCCCAGCCGCATCTGCACCGGATCGCGGCGGTCGGTCTCGACTCGGCCGAGGTCGGGCACCCGCCGTCGAAATTCCGTGAGGTGTACGAGGCGGCCGGTGCGCTCGGGCTGCGCAAGGTCGCGCACGCGGGCGAGGAGGGGCCGCCCGCGTACGTCTGGGAGGCGCTGGACATCCTCGGGGTGGAGCGCATCGACCACGGCCTGCGGTCGATCGAGGACCCGGCGCTGGTGGAGCGGCTGGTGCGGGACAGGGTGCCGCTGACGCTGTGCCCGCTGTCGAACGTGAGGCTCCGTGCGGTGGACACCCTGGAGGAGCACCCGCTGCGGCGGATGATGGACGCCGGGCTGCTCTGCACCGTCAACTCCGACGACCCGGCGTATTTCGGCGGCTATGCGGGCGACACCTTCCACGCCGTGCACGAGGCGCTGGGGCTCGGCCGCGAGGAGCTGCGGACCCTGGCCCGCAATTCCTTCCTGGCCGCCTTCCTGGACGACGACGAGGACCGCAGGGCGCGTTACCTGGCCGAGGTGGAGGAGTACGACTTCGACGCCGATCTCGACCTGGGCTGA
- a CDS encoding IclR family transcriptional regulator, which produces MPETGGVREVKSAGRTVELLEVLAARGDRPARLLELAEELGVPRSSMYALLQTLIDRGWVRTDATGSLYGIGIRALLTGTSYLDTDPRVRVAKPYLDEASAALGETIHMGRFDRGDIVYLATRESHEYVRTLSRVGRRLPAHVGALGKALLAERDESALPDGDLERFTPNTLPDRASLAADLLRVRERGYSIDREEGVSGIVGFGFVLRYDRPAVDAISCSVPVARMTDEHERQIVATMREVREKIETAVPALPGAPDWR; this is translated from the coding sequence ATGCCAGAGACCGGAGGGGTACGCGAGGTGAAGTCGGCGGGTCGCACCGTCGAGCTGCTCGAAGTGCTGGCCGCACGGGGCGACCGGCCGGCCAGGCTGCTCGAACTCGCCGAGGAGCTGGGCGTGCCCCGCAGCTCCATGTACGCGCTGCTGCAGACCCTCATCGACCGCGGCTGGGTCCGTACCGATGCGACCGGATCGCTCTACGGTATCGGCATCCGCGCCCTGCTGACCGGCACCAGCTATCTCGACACCGATCCCCGGGTGCGGGTGGCGAAGCCGTATCTGGACGAGGCGTCAGCGGCGCTGGGCGAAACCATCCACATGGGCCGGTTCGACCGCGGTGACATCGTCTACCTCGCCACCCGCGAGTCGCACGAGTATGTGCGTACCCTCAGCCGCGTCGGCCGCAGGCTGCCCGCGCACGTCGGCGCGCTGGGCAAGGCCCTGCTCGCCGAACGGGACGAGAGCGCGCTGCCGGACGGCGATCTCGAACGCTTCACCCCGAACACCCTCCCCGACCGGGCGTCGCTCGCCGCCGATCTGCTGCGGGTGCGCGAGCGGGGTTACTCGATCGACCGCGAGGAGGGGGTCTCCGGCATCGTCGGCTTCGGCTTCGTGCTGCGTTACGACCGTCCCGCTGTCGACGCGATCAGCTGCTCGGTGCCGGTCGCCCGGATGACGGACGAGCACGAGCGGCAGATCGTCGCGACGATGCGCGAGGTAAGGGAGAAGATCGAGACGGCGGTTCCAGCGCTGCCGGGCGCGCCCGACTGGCGCTGA
- a CDS encoding 5-dehydro-4-deoxyglucarate dehydratase, protein MRRQHLHTETVAVDRLRTGMARGVLSFPLTSFTAEGELDVDGYRSYLETQLAAAPGAVFPACGTGEFFSLDEDEYRRVVTATVEAADGRVPVVAGIGYGWAQAVRFARIAEEAGADAVLVLPHYLVAAPQDGLVAQLEQIAARTRLPLIAYQRGQVTFTAGSLRRIAAIPGVVGLKDGHSDLDRLQRLTLAAPEGFLFFNGASTAEIQARAYATVGVPAYSSAVHAFAPEIAGAFFTALAKGDHDRIDTLLRGFYVPLVELRDRVPGYAVSLVKAAARLRGHQVGPVRAPLTDPGRDDLAALDALLNTGLDLAGATR, encoded by the coding sequence ATGCGTAGACAGCATCTACATACGGAGACAGTCGCGGTGGACCGGCTCAGGACGGGCATGGCCCGCGGGGTCCTCTCCTTCCCGCTGACCAGCTTCACGGCCGAAGGCGAACTCGACGTCGACGGCTACCGGAGCTATCTGGAGACCCAGCTGGCGGCCGCCCCCGGCGCTGTCTTCCCGGCCTGCGGCACCGGCGAGTTCTTCTCGCTCGACGAGGACGAGTACCGCCGGGTCGTCACGGCCACGGTCGAGGCGGCCGACGGGCGCGTCCCGGTGGTCGCCGGCATCGGCTACGGCTGGGCCCAGGCCGTCAGATTCGCGCGGATCGCGGAGGAGGCGGGCGCCGACGCCGTGCTCGTCCTGCCGCACTATCTCGTCGCCGCACCGCAGGACGGACTGGTCGCGCAGCTGGAGCAGATCGCCGCCAGGACCCGGCTGCCGCTCATCGCCTACCAGCGCGGCCAGGTCACCTTCACCGCCGGTTCACTGCGCCGCATCGCCGCGATCCCCGGGGTCGTCGGACTCAAGGACGGGCACAGCGACCTCGACCGGCTCCAGCGGCTGACGCTCGCGGCGCCCGAGGGCTTCCTGTTCTTCAACGGCGCGTCCACCGCCGAGATCCAGGCACGCGCCTACGCCACCGTCGGCGTTCCCGCCTACTCCTCCGCCGTCCACGCCTTCGCACCCGAGATCGCCGGGGCCTTCTTCACGGCCCTCGCCAAGGGCGATCACGACCGGATCGACACCCTGCTGCGCGGCTTCTACGTGCCGCTGGTCGAGCTCCGCGACCGGGTCCCCGGCTACGCGGTGTCCCTGGTCAAGGCCGCGGCACGGCTGCGCGGCCATCAGGTGGGGCCGGTGCGCGCGCCGCTGACCGACCCGGGACGCGACGACCTCGCGGCCCTCGACGCGCTGCTCAACACCGGACTCGACCTCGCAGGAGCCACCCGATGA
- a CDS encoding glucarate dehydratase family protein has protein sequence MTQKPSRNLTIAEVRLTPVLISDPPLLNVHGVHQPYTPRLVVEIVTEDGVTGIGETYGDTKYLDIARPYAELLPGHSIADFNGLAALAQQVGIDEARVEDAVDVGGLRGIQTADKLRLSVFSAFEVACLDALGKVQGLPVHALLGGKVRDTVEYSAYLFYRWAEHPDGAGERDSWGEAVDPAGIVAQARRFVDDYGFTSFKLKGGVFPPAEEIAAIKALAEAFPGHPLRLDPNGGWSPETSLKVAAELADVLEYLEDPTSGTANMAEVSAAVKGAGSRGAGGRQEGVLLATNMCVTTVPEIREAFLTDAVQVVLSDHHYWGGLHATRELAAICRTFGVGLSMHSNTHMGISLAAMTHVAATVPNLDYACDSHYPWQTDDVITARHVFTDGRLPVSGAPGLGVELDREKLAALHRRWLDDDGTMRDRDDAAAMRKGTGYEDWTGPVLPRW, from the coding sequence ATGACGCAGAAGCCCTCCAGGAACCTGACGATCGCCGAAGTCCGGCTCACGCCGGTGCTGATCTCGGACCCGCCGCTGCTCAATGTGCACGGTGTGCACCAGCCGTACACCCCCCGGCTGGTCGTCGAGATCGTCACCGAGGACGGGGTCACCGGCATCGGTGAAACCTACGGCGACACCAAGTACCTGGACATCGCACGCCCGTACGCGGAGCTGCTGCCCGGGCACTCCATCGCCGACTTCAACGGCCTGGCCGCCCTCGCCCAGCAGGTCGGCATCGACGAGGCGCGGGTCGAGGACGCGGTCGACGTGGGGGGCCTGCGGGGTATCCAGACCGCCGACAAACTGCGGCTGTCCGTCTTCTCGGCCTTCGAGGTGGCCTGCCTCGACGCGCTGGGCAAGGTCCAGGGGCTTCCGGTGCACGCGCTGCTCGGCGGAAAGGTGCGCGACACCGTCGAGTACAGCGCGTATCTCTTCTACCGCTGGGCCGAACACCCGGACGGTGCGGGGGAGCGGGACTCCTGGGGAGAGGCCGTGGACCCTGCCGGCATCGTCGCGCAGGCGCGGCGCTTCGTGGACGACTACGGCTTCACCTCCTTCAAGCTCAAGGGCGGGGTCTTCCCGCCGGCCGAGGAGATCGCAGCGATCAAGGCCCTGGCCGAGGCCTTCCCGGGCCACCCGCTGCGGCTCGACCCCAACGGCGGCTGGTCCCCCGAGACCTCGCTGAAGGTCGCGGCCGAACTGGCCGACGTGCTCGAATACCTGGAGGACCCGACCTCCGGCACGGCGAACATGGCCGAGGTCTCGGCGGCCGTCAAAGGCGCGGGGAGCAGGGGGGCCGGCGGACGGCAGGAGGGCGTCCTCCTCGCCACCAACATGTGTGTGACGACGGTCCCGGAGATCCGTGAGGCATTCCTCACCGACGCGGTCCAGGTCGTTCTCTCCGACCACCACTACTGGGGCGGACTGCACGCCACCCGTGAACTGGCCGCGATCTGCCGCACCTTCGGTGTCGGACTCTCCATGCACTCCAACACCCATATGGGTATCAGCCTCGCCGCGATGACCCATGTGGCCGCCACCGTGCCCAACCTGGACTACGCCTGCGACAGCCACTACCCGTGGCAGACGGACGACGTGATCACCGCCCGTCATGTCTTCACGGACGGCCGCCTCCCGGTCTCCGGGGCCCCGGGCCTCGGCGTCGAACTCGACCGCGAGAAACTCGCCGCTCTGCACCGCCGCTGGCTCGACGACGACGGCACCATGCGCGACCGTGACGACGCGGCCGCCATGCGCAAGGGCACAGGGTACGAGGACTGGACGGGGCCGGTTCTGCCGCGCTGGTGA
- a CDS encoding carbohydrate kinase family protein, with the protein MVYDNKTLDPLDGLRAPQDPECDVFLTGTVFLDIIFTGLDSAPVRGTESWARGMGSSPGGVANMATALARLGLRTSLAAAFGDDHYGEYCWDALEQGEQIDLSRSHTVPGWHSPVTVSMAYEGERTMVSHGHQAPPPAGSYPNCPPRARAAVASLGPGSREEWVASAASRGTKVFADVGWDETGRWDLAALPDLRHCEAFLPNAEEAMRYTRTDCPRAAAHALAEMVPLAVVTLGAEGAYAVDGSTGEAASVPAIAVEALDPTGAGDVFVAGFVTGTLAGWPLADRLAFAGLTAALSVQEFGGSLSAPGWAEVAAWWQQVRTCEGQDLAALRRYAFLEDLLPAAARSWPLRRAVPTIGFRAP; encoded by the coding sequence GTGGTCTACGACAACAAGACTCTCGACCCGCTGGACGGGCTGCGCGCCCCCCAGGACCCCGAGTGCGACGTCTTCCTCACCGGCACGGTCTTTCTGGACATCATCTTCACCGGACTGGACAGCGCCCCGGTACGCGGTACCGAGTCCTGGGCGCGCGGCATGGGATCGAGCCCCGGCGGGGTGGCCAACATGGCCACCGCGCTGGCCCGGCTCGGACTGCGCACCTCGCTCGCCGCCGCCTTCGGCGACGATCACTACGGCGAATACTGCTGGGACGCCCTGGAGCAGGGCGAACAGATCGACCTCTCGCGGTCCCACACGGTGCCCGGCTGGCACTCGCCGGTCACCGTGTCGATGGCGTACGAGGGCGAGCGGACCATGGTCTCGCACGGCCACCAGGCCCCGCCGCCCGCCGGGAGCTATCCCAACTGCCCGCCCCGGGCCAGGGCGGCGGTGGCATCGCTCGGCCCCGGCAGCCGGGAGGAGTGGGTCGCCAGCGCCGCGAGCCGCGGCACGAAGGTCTTCGCCGACGTCGGCTGGGACGAGACCGGACGCTGGGATCTGGCGGCCCTGCCCGACCTGCGGCACTGCGAGGCCTTTCTGCCCAATGCCGAGGAGGCGATGCGCTACACCCGCACCGACTGCCCGCGCGCCGCGGCGCACGCCCTGGCCGAGATGGTGCCGCTCGCGGTGGTCACGCTGGGCGCGGAAGGTGCCTACGCGGTGGACGGCTCGACCGGCGAGGCCGCATCGGTGCCCGCCATCGCCGTCGAGGCGCTCGACCCCACGGGCGCCGGCGACGTCTTCGTCGCCGGCTTCGTGACCGGCACGCTGGCGGGCTGGCCGCTCGCCGACCGCCTCGCGTTCGCCGGACTGACCGCGGCGCTGTCGGTGCAGGAGTTCGGCGGCTCGCTGTCGGCGCCCGGCTGGGCCGAGGTGGCCGCCTGGTGGCAGCAGGTGCGGACCTGTGAAGGGCAGGACCTGGCAGCGCTGCGCCGCTACGCCTTCCTCGAGGACCTGCTGCCCGCGGCGGCCCGGTCCTGGCCCCTGCGCAGGGCCGTACCGACGATCGGCTTCCGCGCGCCGTGA
- a CDS encoding PhoH family protein — MTQSPTQPQARAQIRIPAAHPMVMLLGSGDSLLRVIEAAFPAADIHVRGNEISATGGAADVALIQRLFDEMMLVLRTGQPMTEDAVERSIAMLRTSESGDGEPGGETPAEVLTQNILSSRGRTIRPKTLNQKRYVDAIDKNTIVFGIGPAGTGKTYLAMAKAVQALQSKQVSRIILTRPAVEAGERLGFLPGTLFDKIDPYLRPLYDALHDMLDPDSIPRLMAAGTIEVAPLAYMRGRTLNDAFIILDEAQNTSAEQMKMFLTRLGFDSKIVVTGDVTQVDLPNGTKSGLRQVQDILENIDDVHFSRLTSQDVVRHKLVGRIVDAYEKHDSQHRL, encoded by the coding sequence ATGACTCAGTCACCCACACAGCCGCAGGCACGTGCCCAGATCAGGATTCCGGCCGCACACCCCATGGTGATGCTCCTCGGGTCGGGCGACTCGTTGCTGCGCGTGATCGAAGCGGCGTTCCCGGCGGCCGACATCCATGTCCGGGGCAATGAGATCAGTGCCACGGGAGGGGCGGCGGATGTCGCCCTGATCCAGCGCCTGTTCGACGAGATGATGCTGGTGCTCCGCACCGGGCAGCCGATGACGGAGGACGCAGTGGAACGCTCGATCGCCATGCTCCGGACAAGCGAGAGCGGCGATGGGGAACCCGGGGGCGAGACACCCGCCGAGGTACTCACCCAGAACATCCTCTCCAGCCGCGGTCGCACCATCCGCCCCAAGACGCTCAACCAGAAGCGGTATGTCGACGCCATCGACAAGAACACCATCGTGTTCGGCATCGGTCCCGCGGGCACCGGCAAGACCTATCTCGCCATGGCCAAGGCAGTGCAGGCCCTGCAGTCCAAGCAGGTCAGCCGGATCATCCTGACCAGGCCCGCGGTCGAGGCGGGCGAGCGGCTCGGGTTTCTTCCGGGCACGCTCTTCGACAAGATCGATCCGTATCTGCGCCCGCTCTACGACGCACTCCACGACATGCTGGACCCGGACTCGATCCCGCGGCTGATGGCGGCCGGGACGATCGAGGTGGCGCCGCTGGCCTACATGCGCGGTCGCACGCTGAATGACGCGTTCATCATTCTCGACGAGGCGCAGAACACCAGCGCCGAGCAGATGAAGATGTTCCTCACCAGGCTCGGCTTCGACTCCAAGATCGTCGTCACCGGCGATGTCACCCAGGTCGACCTGCCGAACGGAACCAAGAGCGGTCTGCGCCAGGTCCAGGACATCCTGGAGAACATCGACGATGTGCACTTCTCCCGGCTCACCTCCCAGGATGTCGTCCGGCACAAGCTCGTCGGCCGTATCGTCGACGCGTACGAGAAGCACGACAGCCAACACAGGCTGTGA